From the Rhodoferax mekongensis genome, one window contains:
- a CDS encoding alpha/beta fold hydrolase has protein sequence MYQARRPHQSEFIPIRNLDYHVQVWGEPSPGKTPLVMVHGWMDVAASYQFVVDAFSEDHYIIAPDWRGYGKTKVPKTDNYWVPDYLADLDFLLDHYAPDQPVNLVGHSMGGNVVMLYGGVRPQRIRRLVNLEGFGMPATIPAQAPGRFATWMDELKKLHAGEMELKAYDSADGVARRLMKTNPRLGADKATWLARHWAAENADGSWSIQGDAAHKVTSAQLYRVEEVLAIYQRLTMPVLAVEASDNSLDLWWKGKFTLAEYHERLKVVPQVEIARIDDAGHMMHHDQPEVLAALIERFIR, from the coding sequence GCGAATTCATTCCCATCCGCAATCTGGACTACCACGTGCAAGTGTGGGGAGAGCCCAGCCCGGGCAAAACGCCCTTGGTGATGGTGCACGGCTGGATGGACGTGGCCGCGAGCTACCAATTTGTGGTGGATGCCTTCAGCGAGGACCACTACATCATTGCCCCCGACTGGCGGGGCTACGGCAAAACCAAAGTGCCGAAAACGGACAATTACTGGGTACCCGACTATCTGGCCGACCTGGACTTTCTGCTCGACCATTACGCCCCGGACCAACCAGTGAACCTGGTGGGCCACAGCATGGGCGGCAATGTTGTCATGCTCTACGGGGGCGTGCGGCCCCAGCGCATACGCCGCTTGGTGAATCTGGAAGGCTTCGGCATGCCGGCCACCATTCCTGCCCAAGCGCCCGGCCGCTTTGCCACCTGGATGGATGAACTCAAAAAGCTGCATGCCGGTGAGATGGAGCTCAAGGCTTATGACAGCGCAGACGGGGTGGCCCGCCGCCTCATGAAAACCAACCCGCGCCTGGGGGCCGACAAAGCCACCTGGCTGGCCCGCCATTGGGCGGCAGAGAACGCCGACGGCAGCTGGTCCATCCAAGGCGATGCGGCCCACAAGGTCACCAGCGCACAGCTGTACCGCGTGGAAGAAGTGCTCGCGATTTACCAGCGCCTGACCATGCCGGTGCTGGCCGTGGAAGCCTCGGACAACAGCCTGGACCTGTGGTGGAAAGGCAAGTTCACCTTGGCCGAATACCACGAGCGTCTGAAGGTGGTTCCGCAGGTGGAAATCGCCCGCATCGACGACGCCGGCCACATGATGCACCACGATCAACCGGAGGTGCTGGCAGCCTTGATCGAACGCTTTATCCGCTGA
- a CDS encoding extracellular solute-binding protein gives MTNLSARRLVLAAAVLGVCSPAIQAQDKVLNVYSARHYPGDVQLYSAFTQATGIQIKRVDADDAGILQRLKAEGTASPADVILLVDASRLWRAEVDGLFAPVKSKVLDDAIPAQLRGKTSAEGTYWYGFSTRARVIVYNKARVSKENVDTYEELADPKNKGLLCTRSGSHPYNLSLFGAMNEHLGSAATETWLKGLVSNMARNPVGGDTDQIKATASGECGVALTNTYYLARLMRSDKPEDRAVMDKVGVVFPNQSSWGTHVNIAGGAMAKNTKNPAYAQQFLEFLASPQAQEYFANGNNEWPTAKGIKISNPALESMSAGGFKSETIPVSIVGMNQVKVQQMLDRVSYK, from the coding sequence ATGACAAATCTCTCTGCCCGCCGCCTTGTGCTCGCCGCTGCCGTTCTCGGCGTTTGCTCACCCGCTATCCAGGCGCAAGACAAGGTGCTCAATGTGTATTCCGCCCGCCACTACCCCGGTGACGTGCAGCTCTACTCCGCATTCACCCAGGCTACGGGCATCCAAATCAAGAGGGTGGATGCCGATGATGCGGGCATTCTGCAGCGCCTGAAAGCCGAAGGCACTGCGTCTCCCGCCGACGTCATCCTGCTGGTGGATGCTTCGCGCCTGTGGCGTGCCGAGGTGGACGGCTTGTTTGCCCCCGTGAAATCCAAGGTACTGGATGACGCCATTCCTGCCCAGTTGCGCGGCAAGACCAGTGCTGAAGGCACTTACTGGTATGGGTTCAGCACCCGTGCCCGCGTGATTGTGTACAACAAGGCCCGCGTGTCCAAAGAGAACGTGGACACCTACGAAGAACTGGCAGATCCCAAAAACAAGGGCTTGCTGTGCACCCGCTCCGGCTCGCACCCCTACAACCTGAGCCTGTTCGGTGCCATGAACGAGCACCTGGGCAGCGCAGCCACTGAAACCTGGCTCAAGGGCCTGGTGAGCAACATGGCGCGCAATCCCGTGGGCGGCGATACCGACCAGATCAAGGCGACAGCCTCCGGCGAATGCGGCGTGGCGTTGACCAACACCTACTACCTCGCCCGCCTGATGCGCAGCGACAAGCCCGAAGACCGCGCGGTGATGGACAAGGTCGGCGTGGTGTTCCCCAACCAAAGCAGCTGGGGCACCCATGTGAACATTGCCGGTGGCGCCATGGCGAAGAACACCAAGAACCCGGCCTATGCCCAGCAGTTCCTCGAGTTTCTGGCCAGCCCCCAGGCACAAGAGTACTTCGCCAATGGCAACAACGAGTGGCCAACGGCCAAAGGCATCAAGATCAGCAATCCTGCACTGGAAAGCATGAGCGCCGGTGGCTTCAAGTCAGAGACGATTCCGGTCAGCATCGTCGGCATGAACCAGGTCAAGGTGCAGCAGATGCTGGACCGTGTGAGCTACAAGTAA